GCTCCAAAACGGTCTCCGCTTCGTGGGCCAAGCGAGTGGCCTCTTCGTGGACATGCACTCCGGCGGTGAGGGTCTCGATCTCCTCCGACAGCCCGGTTGCGGTGGAGGTAAGGGAAGCCAGGCGGTCGTGAAGGGTGGCGGTAATCCTGCCCAGACGACTGATGATCTGCTCCGCTTCATGCTCCATGATGGCGACCTGGCCGAGGGAGTGCTGCTCCGCTTCACTCTCCTGCCGGATATCCACGGTAATGGCGTTGATCTCCCTGAGGGTTGCCGAAACCTCTTCGGTTTGAATCACAGCGTCAAGCGACAGGCGCTTGATTGCTTCAGCCAGCACCCCCAGTGCCGCCCCCTCCGGCCCCGTATGGGCGGCCTTGATCTGGGCGTTGAGCGCGATCAGGTTGATTTCCGAGCCGACTGCCTCGATATCACTGACAAAGCCTGAAATCTGGGCCGTGGTGGTGGCCACTTCCGCCATGGCTGACGCAAGCTGCTGGTCGGCGGCGGCGCACCGGTTGAGGATGGTGATCACGTCCCGCATGTTGCGCTGCATGGCGGCAAGCAGCGTGGTGTCGCCGGAACCGGAATCCCCCATCAGTGCCATTTGCAGCTCCTGGCTGACCTGACTTTGCTGCGCACCGATGCTGCGGATGCTCTCCAGGATCGCCAGGGTCGCCCTGGCGAGCTGGTCAGCGGCATGGTGGGTCTGGGCCGCCTGCAGTTCGCAGACATCGCCGGTTTCAGATACCAGGGAGGTGCAGGCATCATTGTTCAACTCGTCCGGCTTGGCGCAGGTGTGTTGCCGCAGTTTTTCCAGGGCTTCAATGACATGCTCAATCTGCTGGCGGGTAATATCATGGAACTGCATGGAGGAAACCACGGAGGCAATTTCGGCGGCAACTTCCGCGGCAACTTCACGGGCGCGGCTGCCGACCTGGGTGCAGGT
The window above is part of the Trichlorobacter ammonificans genome. Proteins encoded here:
- a CDS encoding methyl-accepting chemotaxis protein — encoded protein: MAQTTCQQLYEWHTRLEPPLHVLKRFAGETEDQFLQLGERLQNFALRSGSISSAANDLVELVSGDESRQLTAQLHQLFADMQAYLERVRAQGEASSHILEQVLSQLDTVVQPLEGFQKMDKALRMLSISTKIESARIGELGAGFTTLALDVEKLSHAVNEKSAGIMAQRQFLENLIQDNLDKVRSAGAVQHADATRILSDIGSGIDTVLSLNQTCTQVGSRAREVAAEVAAEIASVVSSMQFHDITRQQIEHVIEALEKLRQHTCAKPDELNNDACTSLVSETGDVCELQAAQTHHAADQLARATLAILESIRSIGAQQSQVSQELQMALMGDSGSGDTTLLAAMQRNMRDVITILNRCAAADQQLASAMAEVATTTAQISGFVSDIEAVGSEINLIALNAQIKAAHTGPEGAALGVLAEAIKRLSLDAVIQTEEVSATLREINAITVDIRQESEAEQHSLGQVAIMEHEAEQIISRLGRITATLHDRLASLTSTATGLSEEIETLTAGVHVHEEATRLAHEAETVLEQIYREARRLVPASAEFSSNLRHMEQRYTMESERLIHEMMAARHGAVVKLHGSQSQGAGSSGFGDNVDLF